The following proteins are encoded in a genomic region of Micromonospora olivasterospora:
- a CDS encoding bifunctional metallophosphatase/5'-nucleotidase → MSVPGMRRAAVGLTALAAAALSTVAVNPSQAEAGPKPVDVKLLAINDFHGNLEPPSGSSGTIAGQPAGGVEYLATQLAALRQAAREDENTITVAAGDLIGASPLLSAAFHDEPTIEALSMAGLDFASVGNHEFDEGANELLRIQNGGCHPVDGCADGTPYAGAGFQYLSANAFKTATGQPLLPPYAIKKVQGVKVGFIGMTLEGTPQIVSQDGVAGLTFADEADTANRYARILRAQGVETIVVLLHEGGQQAAGGGINDCTGFTGPIVDIANRMDPSIDVVVSGHTHQAYNCEINAKLVTSASSFGRLVTDIDLQIDRRTGDVLTASANNVVVTRDVAKDPAQTALIGRYKTALGPVATKEVGQTTAAITRTQETLFGTSMGESALGNLIADAQLAATDNEQGAVAAFMNPGGVRADLDAGVVTYEEAFTVQPFANNLVTLDLTGAQLYCLLEQQFVTNRTLYPSATVRYTVDPNGTTAPAATPCAGTRVVRGSLTLGGTAVVDSATYRVTVNNFLSGGGDGFSVLTGGTNQVTGMIDLDAFVAYLTAQSPVSAPALDRIRTTAEVPAA, encoded by the coding sequence ATGTCCGTCCCCGGGATGCGTCGGGCCGCCGTCGGCCTGACCGCACTCGCCGCGGCCGCGCTGAGCACGGTCGCCGTCAACCCGAGCCAGGCGGAGGCCGGTCCGAAGCCGGTCGACGTCAAGCTGCTCGCCATCAACGACTTCCACGGCAACCTGGAGCCGCCGAGCGGCTCCAGCGGTACCATCGCCGGGCAGCCGGCCGGCGGTGTCGAGTACCTGGCCACCCAGCTCGCCGCGCTGCGGCAGGCGGCCAGGGAGGACGAGAACACCATCACGGTCGCCGCCGGTGACCTGATCGGCGCGTCCCCGCTGCTGTCGGCAGCGTTCCACGACGAGCCGACCATCGAGGCGCTCTCCATGGCCGGGCTGGACTTCGCCAGCGTCGGCAACCACGAGTTCGACGAGGGCGCCAACGAGCTGCTGCGCATCCAGAACGGTGGCTGCCACCCGGTCGACGGCTGCGCCGACGGCACCCCGTACGCGGGCGCCGGCTTCCAGTACCTCTCCGCGAACGCCTTCAAGACCGCCACCGGCCAGCCGCTGCTGCCGCCGTACGCGATCAAGAAGGTCCAGGGCGTCAAGGTCGGCTTCATCGGCATGACCCTGGAGGGCACCCCGCAGATCGTCAGCCAGGACGGCGTCGCCGGCCTCACCTTCGCCGACGAGGCGGACACCGCCAACAGGTACGCCCGCATCCTGCGCGCCCAGGGCGTGGAGACCATCGTCGTGCTGCTGCACGAGGGCGGCCAGCAGGCGGCCGGCGGCGGCATCAACGACTGCACCGGGTTCACCGGCCCGATCGTCGACATCGCCAACCGGATGGACCCGTCGATCGACGTCGTCGTCAGCGGGCACACCCACCAGGCGTACAACTGCGAGATCAACGCCAAGCTGGTCACCAGCGCCAGCTCCTTCGGCCGCCTGGTCACCGACATCGACCTCCAGATCGACCGGCGTACGGGTGACGTGCTCACCGCCTCGGCGAACAACGTCGTGGTCACCCGGGACGTCGCCAAGGACCCGGCGCAGACCGCGCTGATCGGCCGGTACAAGACCGCCCTCGGCCCGGTCGCCACCAAGGAGGTGGGCCAGACCACCGCGGCGATCACCCGGACCCAGGAGACCCTCTTCGGTACGTCCATGGGCGAGTCGGCGCTGGGCAACCTGATCGCCGACGCGCAGCTCGCCGCCACCGACAACGAGCAGGGCGCGGTCGCCGCGTTCATGAACCCGGGCGGGGTCCGGGCCGACCTGGACGCCGGCGTCGTCACCTACGAGGAGGCGTTCACGGTCCAGCCGTTCGCCAACAACCTGGTGACGCTCGACCTGACCGGCGCGCAGCTCTACTGCCTGCTGGAGCAGCAGTTCGTCACCAACCGCACGCTCTACCCGTCCGCGACCGTGCGCTACACGGTCGACCCGAACGGCACCACCGCGCCCGCGGCCACCCCGTGCGCCGGCACCCGGGTGGTCCGGGGCAGCCTGACGCTCGGCGGTACGGCCGTCGTCGACAGCGCCACCTACCGGGTCACGGTGAACAACTTCCTGTCCGGCGGCGGTGACGGGTTCAGCGTCCTCACCGGCGGCACGAACCAGGTCACCGGCATGATCGACCTGGACGCCTTCGTGGCGTACCTGACCGCGCAGTCCCCGGTCTCGGCCCCGGCCCTCGACCGGATCCGCACCACCGCCGAGGTGCCGGCCGCCTGA
- a CDS encoding phosphodiesterase, producing MACAQGITRRARPAIAWDVPVDLEDAMLIAQLSDTHLTTGPLAAEPAAGLHRALGRVLGLTPRPDHVVITGDLTEHGRPDEYVALRDVIGRFPVPVHLVAGNHDDRESLLDTFGGTPCLAGGYSAHYAVERPDATLVVLDSLTVGEDGAGRLGAEQLAWLDEVLARRPRLPAVVCLHHPPAPVGLPFLDGIRLLDGDDLAKVVAAHPHVVRVLAGHVHRAVTVDFAGTVLTTAPSTWRQSSLTLDAGERLGYVLEPTAFLLHLVTEAGCATHTVQVSHAAGLTGGF from the coding sequence GTGGCCTGTGCACAGGGCATCACCCGACGCGCCCGCCCGGCGATAGCCTGGGACGTGCCGGTCGACCTGGAGGACGCGATGCTCATCGCCCAGCTCAGCGACACCCACCTGACCACCGGTCCGCTCGCCGCGGAGCCGGCCGCCGGGCTGCACCGGGCGCTGGGCCGGGTGCTCGGCCTGACCCCCCGACCGGACCACGTCGTAATCACCGGCGACCTGACCGAGCACGGCCGCCCCGACGAGTACGTCGCGCTGCGCGACGTGATCGGCCGGTTCCCGGTGCCGGTGCACCTGGTCGCCGGCAACCACGACGACCGGGAGTCGCTGCTGGACACCTTCGGCGGGACGCCGTGCCTGGCCGGCGGCTACTCCGCGCACTACGCGGTGGAGCGGCCGGACGCCACCCTCGTGGTGCTCGACTCCCTCACGGTCGGCGAGGACGGTGCGGGCCGGCTCGGCGCCGAGCAGCTCGCCTGGCTGGACGAGGTGCTGGCCCGCCGGCCGCGGCTACCCGCCGTGGTCTGCCTGCACCACCCGCCCGCCCCGGTGGGCCTGCCGTTCCTGGACGGCATCCGGCTGCTCGACGGCGACGACCTGGCGAAGGTGGTCGCGGCCCACCCGCACGTCGTCCGGGTGCTGGCCGGGCACGTGCACCGGGCGGTCACGGTCGACTTCGCCGGCACAGTGCTGACCACCGCGCCGAGCACCTGGCGGCAGTCGTCGCTGACCCTCGACGCCGGGGAGCGGCTGGGGTACGTCCTCGAACCGACCGCGTTCCTGCTGCACCTCGTCACGGAGGCCGGCTGCGCCACGCACACCGTGCAGGTCAGCCACGCGGCCGGTCTGACCGGCGGGTTCTGA
- a CDS encoding GGDEF domain-containing protein has translation MDHNRVIRDVTVRLPMASTAAEACQWTVTALARYAPATITVLLQVADRLRCVAATGAWQVFSTVPPKTGIVGRVYASGAGATVPDVAEDPDYLPVRPDVTSEVCVPVLDPAGRPLGVLDLQWSGPVELGPWRETAERVAAHLGARIMALGGPPAESRSEKLLRHAAALTAAPTAADLSTAAIRAAREVSTLGAAVLVLADGSGPRLSEPADSPGELESRIRAALTEAGGPALGLMISRAHRHGAGYTLGEAGHPPTEEYRPLADAGGRTLVAVPVGPPEGGGVLLVADERLLRPDPTTVNLMELLAGQAWTCLDRLSTLARLREQASSDPLTGLRHTGAFEQRIARATPGRTALLAIDVDGFKTVNDTYGHQAGDRLLVGLARALEAALRQGDELYRTGGDEFVAVIEVNRPEEAVRIAERLTEAARRTGRTISVGIALPRSGELPKQTLQRADQALYAAKRQGRDAVRLSAA, from the coding sequence GTGGATCACAACCGGGTCATCCGGGACGTGACGGTCCGCCTACCGATGGCGTCGACCGCCGCGGAGGCGTGCCAGTGGACCGTCACGGCGCTCGCCCGGTACGCGCCGGCCACCATCACCGTCCTGCTCCAGGTGGCCGACCGGCTCCGCTGTGTGGCCGCCACCGGCGCCTGGCAGGTCTTCTCGACCGTTCCGCCGAAGACCGGCATCGTCGGGCGGGTGTACGCCTCCGGCGCGGGCGCCACCGTTCCCGACGTCGCCGAGGACCCCGACTACCTCCCGGTACGCCCCGACGTCACCTCCGAGGTCTGCGTGCCGGTGCTCGACCCCGCCGGCCGCCCGCTCGGGGTGCTGGACCTGCAGTGGAGCGGGCCGGTCGAGCTGGGCCCGTGGCGGGAGACCGCCGAGCGGGTGGCCGCCCACCTCGGCGCCCGGATCATGGCCCTCGGCGGCCCGCCGGCCGAGAGCCGCAGCGAGAAGCTGCTGCGCCACGCCGCCGCGCTGACCGCCGCTCCCACCGCGGCGGACCTGAGTACCGCGGCGATCCGCGCCGCCCGCGAGGTCTCCACCCTCGGTGCGGCCGTACTGGTGCTGGCGGACGGGTCGGGTCCCCGGCTGAGCGAGCCGGCGGACTCGCCGGGCGAGCTGGAGTCGCGCATCCGGGCCGCGCTGACCGAGGCGGGCGGGCCGGCCCTCGGCCTGATGATCAGCCGGGCGCACCGACACGGCGCGGGGTACACGCTCGGAGAGGCGGGACACCCGCCGACGGAGGAGTACCGGCCCCTCGCCGACGCGGGGGGGCGGACCCTGGTGGCGGTGCCGGTGGGTCCGCCGGAGGGCGGCGGCGTGCTGCTGGTCGCCGACGAGCGCCTGCTGCGGCCCGACCCGACCACGGTCAACCTCATGGAGCTGCTCGCCGGGCAGGCGTGGACCTGCCTGGACCGGCTGAGTACCCTGGCGCGGCTGCGCGAGCAGGCCAGCTCCGACCCGTTGACCGGGCTGCGGCACACGGGCGCGTTCGAGCAGCGGATCGCCCGCGCCACGCCGGGGCGTACGGCGCTGCTCGCGATCGACGTGGACGGCTTCAAGACCGTCAACGACACGTACGGCCACCAGGCCGGCGACCGGCTGCTGGTCGGCCTGGCCCGGGCACTGGAGGCGGCGCTGCGCCAGGGCGACGAGCTGTACCGGACCGGCGGGGACGAGTTCGTCGCGGTGATCGAGGTGAACCGCCCCGAGGAGGCGGTCCGGATCGCCGAGCGGCTGACCGAGGCGGCCCGGCGCACCGGCCGCACGATCAGCGTCGGCATCGCCCTGCCCCGGTCGGGCGAGCTACCGAAGCAGACGCTCCAGCGCGCCGACCAGGCCCTCTACGCGGCCAAACGCCAGGGCCGAGACGCCGTCCGCCTGTCCGCCGCCTGA